In Macadamia integrifolia cultivar HAES 741 chromosome 1, SCU_Mint_v3, whole genome shotgun sequence, a single window of DNA contains:
- the LOC122066340 gene encoding zinc finger BED domain-containing protein DAYSLEEPER-like — protein sequence MPINIEDEPDCGSDADVMSDDGPYIPGIPSTEPSSVVTLETNATTKRKRRSVVWDEFTIIDGQGFDDGKNRAECKRCKQVYRADKEVSRGLNFMKPMAVEMKKKFDKYWSEYSPILAIALVFDPRYKLSFVTWAFSKLCNLDLNASTMCHNVRNSLYQLFDEYKSMQPSDYDVPTLTHRPGRSRTRFEFMVSELAEMDNGNKSQLDIYLDEPKVPFNDNEYDEYDVLAFWKANGSRYPDVARMARDVLAILVSTVASESAFSAGGRVIDKYRSKLLPTNAEALICLRDWMFDIDFRAEPFDDPTDVDNALGNILELLHIENERGAVASSSAGPTPREG from the exons ATGCCCATCAATATAGAAGATGAGCCCGATTGTGGGTCAGATGCTGATGTTATGTCTGATGATGGACCATATATTCCTGGAATTCCATCAACAGAACCTTCAAGTGTCGTAACACTTGAAACAAATGCAActaccaaaaggaaaagaaggagtgTAGTTTGGGATGAGTTCACAATCATTGATGGgcagggttttgatgatgggaaGAATCGAGCTGAATGCAAAAGATGTAAGCAAGTTTATAGGGCTGATA AAGAGGTATCACGTGGGCTCAACTTTATGAAGCCAATGGCagtggaaatgaagaaaaaatttgacaaatattggagtgaatatagtccaattttggccattgctttggtgtttgatcctcgATATAAACTTAGTTTTGTGACTTGGGCATTTTCTAAGCTTTGCAATCTGGACTTAAATGCATCTACAATGTGCCACAATGTGAGGAATTCTTTATATCAATTGTTTGATGAGTACAAGAGTATGCAACCAAGTGATTATGATGTTCCTACACTTACCCATCGTCCTGGGAGATCTAGAACAAGATTT GAATTTATGGTATCCGAGCTTGCTGAGATGGATAATGGAAATAAATCTCAATTGGATATATATCTAGATGAACCCAAGGTCCCATTCAATGATAATGAATATGATGAGTATGATGTGTTGGCATTCTGGAAAGCAAATGGGTCAAGGTATCCAGATGTGGCTCGAATGGCTCGTGATGTCTTGGCTATACTAGTTTCCACAGTTGCTTCAGAGTCGGCTTTTAGCGCAGGGGGCCGTGTTATTGATAAATATCGGAGCAAACTCCTACCTACCAATGCTGAAGCATTAATATGCCTTCGGGATTGGATGTTTGATATAGACTTCAGAG CTGAGCCTTTTGATGATCCCACTGATGTGGATAATGCACTTGGAAATATACTGGAACTATTGCACATTGAAAATGAGAGAGGTGCAGTAGCTAGTTCTTCAGCTGGTCCTACTCCAAGAGAAGGATAA
- the LOC122080295 gene encoding protein NRT1/ PTR FAMILY 8.3-like, giving the protein MGSQLEERLVLEEGLLEDQNRGLYTGDGSVDIKGNRILKTNTGNWKACPFILGTECCERLAYYGIAKNLVTYLTHKLHEGNVIAARNVNTWQGTCYLTPLIGAFLADSYWGRYWTVAVFSTIYFIGMSTLTLSASVFKPPACVGFVCPPATPTEQAIFFFGLYLIALGTGGIKPCVSSFGADQFDDTDPVERVKKGSFFNWFYFSINIGSLISSSFLVWIQDNAGWGMGFGIPTLFMAIAIASFFLGTPLYRFQKPGGSPLARMCQVLVASLRKWNLEVPCDSSLLYELPDKTSAIEGSRKLEHCDELKFLDKAAVVSDRNVKSEEFSNPWRICTVTQVEELKLLIRIFPIWATGIVFSTVYAQMSTMFVEQGMVMDRTIGSFTIPAASLSTSDVISVIIWVPVYEKFIVPIARKFTGKERGFSELQRMGIGLVLSILAMTAAAMVEHKRLEVAIAFDLVDHSVPVPVSILWQIPQYFLVGAAEVFTFIGHLEFFYNQSPDAMRSLCSALSLLTTALGNYLSSLILTIVTTTTTRGGKPGWIPDNLNEGHLDYYFWMLVGLSFFNLLLYVFCASRYKSKKAS; this is encoded by the exons ATGGGTTCTCAGTTGGAGGAGAGACTCGTCTTGGAAGAAGGACTTCTAGAG GATCAGAATAGAGGGTTGTACACAGGGGATGGATCAGTTGATATCAAAGGAAATCGAATCCTGAAAACAAACACTGGAAACTGGAAAGCATGCCCCTTCATCCTAG GTACTGAATGCTGTGAGCGATTAGCCTACTATGGTATTGCTAAAAATCTTGTTACTTATCTCACCCACAAACTACATGAGGGAAATGTCATTGCTGCCAGAAATGTTAACACTTGGCAAGGCACTTGCTATCTTACACCCCTCATTGGCGCCTTTTTGGCTGACTCTTATTGGGGAAGATACTGGACAGTGGCAGTTTTCTCAACAATTTACTTCATT GGAATGAGTACATTGACTCTATCAGCATCAGTTTTCAAGCCTCCTGCTTGTGTGGGGTTTGTTTGCCCACCTGCAACTCCAACTGAGCAGGCCATATTCTTTTTTGGTCTTTATCTGATTGCGCTAGGCACTGGTGGGATAAAACCTTGTGTTTCATCATTTGGAGCAGATCAATTTGATGATACTGATCCAGTGGAAAGAGTAAAGAAAGGGTCTTTCTtcaattggttttatttttctatcaaCATTGGTTCTCTCATATCAAGTAGTTTCCTTGTGTGGATTCAAGACAATGCAGGGTGGGGTATGGGATTTGGCATCCCCACATTGTTTATGGCCATTGCAATTGCAAGTTTCTTTTTGGGCACTCCCCTTTATAGATTCCAGAAACCTGGAGGGAGTCCTTTAGCGAGAATGTGCCAGGTCTTAGTCGCATCGTTACGGAAGTGGAATTTGGAGGTCCCTTGTGACAGTAGTCTCCTGTATGAGTTACCAGACAAAACCTCTGCTATTGAAGGGAGTCGGAAACTTGAGCATTGTGATGAACTAAA GTTCCTTGATAAAGCTGCTGTGGTGTCAGACAGAAATGTTAAAAGTGAGGAATTCTCCAATCCATGGAGGATCTGCACAGTTACACAAGTGGAGGAACTGAAACTACTGATTCGCATATTTCCTATCTGGGCTACTGGTATAGTCTTCTCCACTGTTTATGCTCAGATGTCCACCATGTTTGTGGAACAAGGAATGGTTATGGATAGAACTATTGGTTCCTTTACCATTCCTGCTGCATCTCTTTCAACTTCAGATGTCATCAGTGTCATCATATGGGTCCCTgtctatgaaaaattcattgTCCCAATTGCAAGGAAGTTCACGGGCAAGGAGAGAGGCTTCTCTGAATTACAACGGATGGGTATTGGCCTCGTCTTGTCAATATTAGCCATGACAGCAGCTGCTATGGTTGAGCATAAGAGGTTGGAGGTTGCTATAGCATTTGATTTGGTTGATCATAGTGTTCCGGTACCTGTCAGTATCTTATGGCAAATACCTCAATATTTCTTGGTGGGGGCAGCAGAAGTCTTTACCTTCATCGGACATCTCGAGTTCTTCTATAATCAATCACCTGATGCCATGCGGAGTTTATGTAGTGCATTGTCGCTTCTGACGACTGCATTGGGGAATTACCTAAGCTCCCTAATTTTGACAATTGTGACAACTACAACAACAAGAGGTGGAAAGCCTGGATGGATACCTGATAACTTAAATGAGGGGCATCTTGATTATTACTTCTGGATGTTGGTTGGTCTTAGCTTTTTTAACCTTCTACTTTATGTCTTTTGTGCTTCAAGATATAAATCCAAGAAAGCCTCTTAG
- the LOC122080255 gene encoding LEAF RUST 10 DISEASE-RESISTANCE LOCUS RECEPTOR-LIKE PROTEIN KINASE-like 2.1, with product MSYSFKLPFPVLINTIILLLLLITTVIQEAKALNPKFEAFRPQSCGGGPNISYPFWTPLIQKPFSGHPGFKITCFGNKPGLMISGDNHKYHIRNIFYPNKSLLLVNAEAVRDDCHLPRHNLTLNGTPFSVAHTSVNLFFFYNCSRSIPSAYHSFTFNVTCASKVTGTHSFAVFEHHLGLPNMKYSLQTCKSTVSVPIEIYGTKNSRVIVGGKNYSDLLRRGFQLKWSVSSNCSQCEASGGRCGYYRNMFWCFCPSGASGQNCTGVPVSVITLNWRSKLAIGSSCIVGTTLMTILVHYRWKLSLSGLMSFWKKRTRNIQNFEGNTQNVEAFLRNYGTLAPKRYNYSDIKKITSSFKEKLGQGGYGSVFKGKLPDGRLVAVKILNNPKGNGEEFINEVASISKTSHVNIVTFFGFCFDGSKRALIYEFMSNGSLEKFIYDKKLVKICPHLGWDKLHQIAFGIAQGLEYLHSGCNTRILHFDIKPHNILLDEDFCPKISDFGHAKQCPGKDSIISMADARGTVGYIAPEVFSQNFGGVSHKSDVYSYGMMVLEMVGGRSNIDAGFDHTSEIYFPHWMYEHIGQSEYLKLDMITKEEEEEKARKMVLVGLWCINVDPVNRPSMNRVVDMLKGNLESLPIPPKPFLSSPLEITS from the exons ATGAGTTACTCGTTTAAGCTCCCATTCCCTGTGTTGATCAACACcatcattctccttctcctccttatCACCACCGTAATCCAAGAAGCCAAAGCACTGAACCCAAAATTTGAAGCTTTCAGACCTCAGAGCTGCGGCGGGGGACCCAATATAAGCTACCCGTTCTGGACTCCTCTCATCCAAAAACCTTTCTCCGGCCACCCAGGTTTCAAGATAACCTGCTTTGGCAACAAACCAGGTCTCATGATTTCCGGCGACAACCACAAATACCACATCAGAAACATCTTCTACCCTAACAAATCCCTTCTTTTGGTCAACGCCGAGGCAGTACGGGACGATTGCCATCTTCCGCGGCATAATCTTACCCTCAATGGCACTCCATTCAGCGTCGCCCACACATCGgtcaatctcttcttcttctataacTGTTCTAGATCGATTCCCTCTGCATATCATTCCTTCACTTTCAATGTTACTTGTGCAAGCAAGGTCACTGGAACTCACTCGTTCGCCGTATTCGAGCACCATTTGGGTTTGCCCAATATGAAATATTCTCTTCAGACATGCAAATCGACAGTGAGCGTGCCCATAGAGATTTATGGTACCAAAAATTCTAGGGTTATAGTAGGAGGGAAGAACTACTCGGATTTGTTAAGAAGAGGGTTTCAGTTGAAATGGAGTGTAAGTAGTAATTGCAGTCAATGCGAAGCAAGTGGTGGTCGCTGCGGATATTACCGGAACATGTTCTGGTGCTTTTGCCCCAGTGGAGCCAGTGGCCAAAACTGTACTGGTGTTCCTGTTTCAG TGATCACTCTGAATTGGCGAAGTAAGCTTGCAATAG GATCAAGCTGTATAGTTGGGACGACGTTAATGACAATTCTTGTGCACTACAGATGGAAATTATCATTAAGTGGATTGATGTCATTTTGgaagaaaagaacaagaaacaTTCAAAATTTTGAGGGTAACACTCAAAATGTTGAAGCTTTTCTAAGGAATTATGGAACTCTAGCACCAAAAAGATACAATTATTCAGACATCAAGAAAATCACGAGTTCGTTTAAAGAAAAATTGGGCCAAGGAGGGTATGGTAGTGTATTCAAAGGGAAGCTACCCGATGGTCGTTTGGTTGCAGTAAAAATCCTGAACAACCCTAAAGGTAATGGTGAGGAGTTTATTAACGAAGTTGCAAGCATCAGTAAGACTTCACATGTTAATATTGTCACtttctttggtttttgttttgatgGCTCAAAAAGGGCACTTATCTATGAGTTCATGTCCAATGGATCTCTTGAGAAGTTCATCTATGACAAGAAATTAGTGAAAATATgccctcaccttggttgggatAAACTACATCAAATTGCATTTGGCATTGCGCAGGGATTAGAGTATTTACATAGTGGTTGCAATACTCGTATTCTACATTTTGACATAAAACCTCATAACATTCTTTTGGATGAAGACTTTTGTCCAAAAATATCTGACTTTGGTCATGCTAAACAATGCCCTGGAAAAGATAGTATCATATCAATGGCAGATGCTAGAGGGACAGTTGGATATATTGCACCAGAAGTGTTTTCTCAAAACTTTGGAGGAGTTTCACACAAGTCAGATGTCTATAGCTATGGAATGATGGTACTAGAAATGGTTGGAGGACGAAGCAACATCGATGCGGGGTTTGATCACACTAGTGAGATTTATTTTCCACATTGGATGTATGAGCATATTGGACAAAGTGAGTACCTAAAATTAGACATGATTacgaaggaagaggaagaagaaaaagccaGGAAGATGGTTTTAGTGGGTTTATGGTGCATAAATGTGGATCCAGTAAATCGACCATCAATGAATAGAGTGGTGGATATGTTAAAAGGAAACCTTGAATCTTTGCCAATCCCTCCCAAGCCTTTTTTATCTTCTCCTCTTGAGATAACTAGCTGA
- the LOC122066441 gene encoding LEAF RUST 10 DISEASE-RESISTANCE LOCUS RECEPTOR-LIKE PROTEIN KINASE-like 2.7: MPSSQMSYSFRYSNPFPVLIKINTNLLLLLLLLLLLTAIIQETKSEDPKFEACKPQSCGHGPNISYPFWIPLLQKSYCGNPDYNVSCLNEEPTILISNDNYLIKDIYNNNSLLVMNKKAESTNCSVPLHSFTLKDTPFEFNHKPLNLFFFYNCTRSIPLESQSFPVNCDINITGNHSFAIFEQDLRSLNLNFSLQRCKSTVSAPIDMNSTNLGDFKEMNYSSLLRRGFLLKWNESSNCSECQASGGRCGFENKEFWCFCPDKPRRQSCTAGSSIPIWELFVILVIVLNFIFAVILLAIRMIRKFSSNRLMSLWKSRTRNTQNVEAFLRNNGSLAPKRYSYSDIKNMTNSFKEKVGQGGYGGVFKGKLPDGRLVAVKVLNNSKGDGEDFINEVASISRTSHVNIVTFLGFCCDDSKRALIYEFMSNGSLEKFIYMKRPSKTCTHLDWYKLHQIAVGIAQGLQYLHGGCNTRILHLDIKPHNILLDEDFCPKISDFGLAKLCSRKDSIISMAAARGTVGYIAPEVFSRNFGAISHKSDVYSYGMMVLEMVGGRRNFDMGYDHTSEIYFPHWIYKHFGEGEHLHLDMVMREEEEEMARKMVLVGLWCIQLDLVNRPSMSIVVDMLKGNLESLPIPPKPFLSSPSR, translated from the exons ATGCCTTCTTCCCAAATGAGTTACTCCTTCAGGTACAGCAACCCCTTCCCTGTATTGATCAAGATCAACAccaatctcctcctcctcctcctcctcctcctcctcctcactGCCATAATCCAAGAAACCAAATCAGAGGACCCAAAATTCGAAGCTTGCAAACCTCAGAGCTGCGGCCATGGTCCTAACATAAGTTACCCTTTCTGGATTCCTCTCCTCCAAAAGAGCTACTGTGGAAACCCAGATTACAATGTATCCTGCTTGAACGAGGAACCAACCATTTTGATTTCCAACGACAACTACCTCATCAAAGACATCTACAATAACAACTCGCTTCTGGTGATGAACAAGAAAGCAGAGTCCACTAATTGCTCTGTTCCTCTGCACAGTTTTACACTCAAAGATACTCCTTTTGAGTTCAACCACAAACCCctcaatctcttcttcttctataacTGCACAAGATCCATCCCCTTAGAATCTCAATCATTTCCTGTTAATTGTGATATCAATATTACTGGGAACCACTCGTTCGCCATTTTTGAACAGGATTTGAGATCCCTGaatctgaatttttctctcCAGCGATGCAAGTCGACTGTGAGTGCTCCCATAGACATGAATAGTACGAATTTGGGGGATTTTAAAGAGATGAACTACTCGAGTTTGTTACGTAGAGGGTTTCTATTGAAATGGAATGAGAGTAGTAATTGCAGTGAGTGCCAAGCAAGCGGTGGCCGCTGTGGATTTGAAAATAAAGAGTTCTGGTGCTTCTGCCCCGATAAACCCCGTCGGCAAAGCTGcacag CTGGGAGCAGTATTCCAATTTGGGAACTCTTTGTTATACTAG ttaTTGTACTGAACTTCATATTTGCGGTTATATTACTGGCAATTCGTATGATAAGAAAGTTTTCATCAAATAGATTGATGTCATTATGGAAGAGCAGAACAAGAAACACTCAAAATGTCGAGGCTTTTCTTAGGAATAATGGATCCCTTGCACCCAAAAGGTATAGTTACTCAGACATTAAGAACATGACAAATTCATTTAAAGAAAAAGTGGGCCAAGGTGGCTACGGTGGCGTATTCAAAGGGAAGTTGCCCGATGGTCGTTTGGTTGCAGTGAAAGTCCTAAATAACTCTAAAGGTGATGGGGAAGATTTTATTAACGAAGTTGCAAGCATTAGTAGGACTTCTCATGTTAATATTGTCACTTTTCTGGGATTTTGTTGTGATGACTCCAAAAGAGCACTTATATATGAGTTCATGTCAAATGGATCTCTTGAAAAGTTCATCTATATGAAGAGACCATCGAAAACATGCACTCATCTTGATTGGTACAAACTACATCAAATTGCAGTTGGCATTGCTCAGGGATTGCAGTATTTACATGGTGGTTGCAATACTCGTATTCTACATTTAGACATTAAACCTCATAACATTCTTTTAGATGAAGACTTTTGTCCAAAGATATCCGACTTTGGTCTTGCTAAACTATGTTCTAGAAAAGATAGCATCATATCAATGGCTGCTGCTAGAGGGACAGTAGGATATATTGCACCGGAAGTGTTCTCGCGGAACTTTGGAGCAATTTCACATAAGTCGGATGTCTATAGCTATGGAATGATGGTATTAGAAATGGTTGGAGGACGAAGGAACTTCGATATGGGATATGATCACACTAGTGAAATTTATTTTCCGCATTGGATATATAAGCATTTTGGAGAAGGTGAGCATTTACATTTAGACATGGTTatgagggaagaggaagaagaaatggcaAGAAAGATGGTTTTAGTGGGTTTATGGTGCATACAATTGGATCTAGTAAATCGACCATCAATGAGCATAGTGGTGGATATGTTAAAAGGAAACCTTGAATCTTTGCCAATTCCTCCCAAACCTTTCTTATCTTCTCCTTCCAGATAA